A window of Chrysoperla carnea chromosome 3, inChrCarn1.1, whole genome shotgun sequence genomic DNA:
tctttgtaactttattattttgcgAATTATTGAATGATAAAggcatttttttgcatttaaactgcaatatttcaaaaaatatatatccgaaaCTTTTAAGTATGTTGTCAGTATCTAAATAAAGTAATTGGAAAGCGgcaagtattaattttagttttcgtggcaaaattcatcagtttttgtgttgaataaaggataaaaaaaggtacgagcaactttctttttattataattcggTTAATTATTGTGGaaatagtttgaaatttttttcattttcatggttttttatagtactttaaaaagtgtacgatatacatttttcaaaaaacgtcaaatttttcagttatttgaagttaaatactccgaatttcaatagccaataactcggaaactATTAACTTATCGAAATATACTTGAATCAAACTTTTATCTTAGAATTCATGACTCTATCGATTTCCCTTgccattttcaatatatatttttccaccTCCTAGAAGGAGTGGTTACCACCTCCTGGAAAAATCACCACTCGAAACtgtataacttttgatctagagggtgaataaagcttaatcccaaattttcatcgaaatcggtgaTATAGGTCAAAATTAAgagatttcgtctttttttctCCTCGAAAACTGGAGTATAACTAGTCAGTGGAAATACGTTTCATAAATGACTCCATTCAGaggactatattgttagttcaaatTTATTTGGAGTGATTTTCCCCCTGCGTACAGGCCTGTATCCAATCTTTCCAGGCACGcctttgtaaaattatttgtgatATTACATTTTAGTTATGAGTTACCCGACTAttgtattctttattttttggaGGGGCCAATTACTGGGCCTGCACTTAACTCGAATTAcgcttgaattaaaaataatttaattttcaggaAATAACTGTTGAAAATTGTATTACAAAAAAGttccataaaatattacaaGCTCAATTGGATGCAGTCTGGTATCAATTGAGCAGTAAAACTAAACAATTGGTAGCCGATTTAAAAACTTTACGACATCTTATTGTGTTAGTAGCAATCAGTAGCGTAGCTATCGTTGGGGCAGGTGGGCCCCGAAGCTCAGAGGGCTTCCTAAGCTTTTTAAAGGAAGTAGCATCCAGCTTCCGAACCTAGCAAATCTCGAGCCAAATTTGAAGGCCAATATCAAATGAGTCAATGCAAGTTCAAACTACGTGGAAAGAGGAGTTGTCCGCTTTTTTCTCTATGCACTGGGGCCTTTGTCTACCTAGCTACGCTACTGAGTAGCATATGTCTAGCCTGTTCAcaggaaaaaccatttttataatatagtttttatttttaaagtacaatGATCCACAATGACCCAGTGACCTTTTATTCAGTAATAAGTAGGTATATGACCATTGAACATGCAATGAAAACATCTTGGGTCGGTTTAGATGCCGCGGAACAATTATTTGAAACGTCCAAACAATTAATTTACACCGGCAATGCTATAAACCAAGGTAAGCctgaaaaatgataattatcagGAAGTACATgagaaataaattaacaaaacaagaaaaaaaaactattttagaattaaatcCACAATTATGCACTAAATGGGAGGcgctaaatgaaattttaaaacaagataTTCCAATGGATTTAAAGGAACTGAAATCGAAACATGAAGATATTACGAGTAATCAAgtgaaagttttaattttatgcagCGATTCAAAAACATGCTATCAACTGCAACAGGTAACAAatccaatatttcaaaatagtttcaccaaaaaaaaattgagtgtaATTTAGGCCATACGACTgaaataaaacttctttagcttcatattttggtataaatacatgttataaataggataaatattatttataaaattattgagtaataaaaacgaatagtttttttaatatacatgagCTTGTTTCGATCGCTGGTCTGCGGTATCGGAATCCAGTGTTCCGCCActtaatgtataatattttatttaattatagtatGATATGGATGTTTTTATGTTGTGGAATCGTAACTCTCTCTCTTTCTATCTTCACTAACTTATTCTCCTCTCAACTTGATCACACTTTTCGTAACAAGCTAGATCATACATTTTCGTAACATTCTGATCATGCATTCTCCAGTTTATTCTCCAAATCAAGCGTGcttaaagaagttttacttcaaaaaaaaacccTATTTTCCTGCACCCGGATGCCACGCACTCTCTTGCAACCCCGGAAAAGACGGCTCCGGACCTTATAATAGAATCTCGACTGTCAACCATCTAAATTTGATGTAGACATCTatgattaatttgaaatatttttaaaaggtgTTAACTTATGGtccagaaaaatatttattcttaaatgtTATCAAACATCGAATACCATTTAGAAAATTGGCTacgaattttacaaaacaattaacaataattgaagAATCCAATTCACTTGGCGAAAAATCATtaatcgaacaaaaaatgagtGAAATTCTAACGATGTACGAATCAAAAACAGAAGCAATTGCATCGAAGAAAaaacgtaaaacaaaaaataatgatgagaTCGAATCAGAAGTAACATTTAGTTCGAATGATATAACTACAATTCTGGAGGATGTTGAAGAGGATCAATTTGATGAGGAaactaaaaatagttattttttgaaaatgtcacaAACACAATGCATTGATTCAACATTGTTGGAGAAATCTTCTTCGAATGATACCACCGATGATACGGAAGCAGATGAGATTTCGAATGAGTCACGATTTCATTTCGAAGCATTTCCTGAGGTACCATAATggggtttttatttaaaattattatttaagttcaAGAATGTACGACCGCCAGGATAATTTTAACAAGAAGTGAACAAGTTatagcaaaattcatcatcaaagttgaaaataacttacaaacttggcgctcgtactatattaaataattattaatgttaatcgaaaaatgttatacattttttagatggaaaatttggatttgacacaaatggaaaatgaaaatccaataatattaatacaaacatttaaaaataaagaaaattcattaaacttaaaacaaacATTAGCACAACTGAAaccaaattatataattatgtatcaTAGTGATATGGCAGCGATAAGACAAATTGAAGTTTACGAAGCGAAAAATAAACGTTCACGCCCgctaaaagtttattttctaattcACTCGGGAACGGTTGAAGAACAAAGTTATTTAACAACGTTACGACGTGAAAAACAAGCATTTGAATTTCTAATTGAAACAAAAGCTGTAAGTACACAAAACTTTCCTGGTGGAAATATATTATAGAGAccaaaaacttgtaaaaatacAGTCTTCAAACTGTTTAATAAGTTTTACACATatcttttcatacttttttagaatgtttcaaaattttttaaacttattgtaTTATTGGCAGAAAATATTTCCAGCAGGAACGGGACAATTTTTACATCAATGTCCATTCCCTTTAACGAACACTTCCCCTTCTTAGGGCATTAATTTATGgctgtatgaaacattttttagaaaatggttGTGCCGGATTATCAAGATGGTAAATCGGATGATTGTTTAATGTTACAACGTGAAGGTATCCGAATTATGGAGAAAAATACACGAAAAGCTGGTGGTCAAGAGAATGAACAAGATGAAATTATCAtaccaaaaattattgttgatattCGAGAATTTCGTAGTGAATTGCCAGCGTTAATCCATAAACGTGGTATTGAAATTGAACCAATGACAATATcggtaaatgtttaaaaaatttgtttctagaATGTTTTCGATTTAAGCGTATGGCTATTTTAATCGCAGGTTGGAGATTATGTTTTAACACCAGAAATTTGCATTGAACGTAAAAGTATTTCCGATTTAATACAATCGTTAAATTCGGGACGTTTGTATCATCAATGTGTACAAATGTCGCGATTTTATACTAAGCCAATGTTGTTAATTGAGTTCGATCAAAATAAACCATTTCATTTACAAGTAAgtgaatacttttttatttattttctttttgaggCGAGACGTCTTCGAGCTAGAGATGCTATTAAAATCAGATGAAGCTATAGGATACTACCGAGGCTAAACTCCACGCAGAAATCCCACAGCATCTCCGTCGGGATCTTTCCCATGATTGAAGGATCCAAAGTTTCGCACCCCAACATTCTGAATCGGACGTCTTACAGATATCTGCAAGTATattctgtataaatattttttttcagagTAATTATGTGGTATCCAGTGATGTCTCTCATAATGATATCCAAgtgaaattacaattattaactttacactttccaaaattgaaattaatttggtCGCCAAGTCCATACGCTACAGCACAATTATTCGAAGAATTGAAGGTAAATTTCTGTCATgttgatattatatatatatatatataactgctGATCGTTTATTTTCGTTACGAGTAGGAAGGGAAAGATCAACCAAATTTAGAATATGCACTAAGTATCAGCGGTGAAGATGATGTAGATATTATTGAGAAGAAATATAATGCAGTTGTTTATGATTTCGTACAAAAATTACCAGGCATACATTCGAAGAATATTGATACGTTTTTACGACGTGGAAAAAATTTAGATCATATTATTACATTAACGgaggtaaaatttattttaaatatttttgttttatttagcaaacatttttaaggatgtacgagcaccatggcaattttggataaaagacttgttttttttttttgtttaatatgaagtggaactaagtctaaatcaattctgaaaatttaagggacggttgtccgattatttaaataaataaatgacttcaaaactagccatatttaacattggttttatagtAAAACGGTAGGTAGATGGgtaatatgttttcatagatttctcaaaaactagtggggggaaattaaaaaaaaactatttaaattaaagttaaaaccttaataaattattgaaaaaaacaaaccgTTGTGCAAGACTAATTAAGAATTTATGAGTACGATAGTGGGgacgcaaataaaaaaaaaatattttttcaattttaatggtgaattatgttataacttgacaatataagacgaaaagtaagaataaaatttttcgatatctgaagtaactttcaaaatatcgaaaattgaaaattttgtttaattatttagctttcaatatttcgaaaaccaaggcagatatcaaaaaattttattctttatttttcgtctacgtttatgaaattataataaaatgcatcatcaaagttgaaaataagctacaaataatttcaaccacaagtctaaacttgccttggcgctcgtattTCTTTAAGCTGTGTATGCGAGAGACACACTATTggacataattaatatttccgaattttttcattttgcagGAAGAATTATCTGTGATGTTAGATAATCCAAATGATGCAAAActattatacaatataattcACGAAGTCCATAAACCAGAAGAAGAAGGTGTTACTGGTACGAAATCTGATCCAAACAAACCTGGATCGAgtaaatggaaattaaaaaataaatttcgtcataaaaaaacttaaaatttatatttttgtattaaataaatttgttaagctataatttttgtcttattaaATACGATCCTTGAATAATCGGGCACTGGAAAGGGCTCTTATttagaagaaagaaaaaaatttcatgctcTGGTTTTCTTTCTCTCTTGttgactataaaaaatattttcaaaataagtaataattagaTCTTGGTTTTTGGAATTTCTTATCGAAAactgataattttttgaagtgGGCTCACAAAAACAGGATGTAGCTAATTgagtttgtaataataatttaaaaaaatcccacCTTGAAAAAAGCCACCGACAATTTTGAAAACAGCCGGGCTGTTTGTATTACCTATTATATTCAATGctaaaattgtttgtatttttggtTCTGGGTTAGTTTTTAGGGCTCCGTATCCGAAGGGTAAATAAACAAAGGGACTCTATTATTAAGACACCCCTGTCCGTACATCTGTTCTAAAATTTGTACAGAGAATGTATTGacataattgttgaaataaaaaaaaataataataaataaataaataaaccggaatacattaaaatgtatgagtagtttttatttataataatagatgGCTTTACGACTATAGTGCTTCTGTAGAATCATGGAGGGCTTTACAATGATAGTTTTTAGCCATACTCATAGATTGCTTTACTAATGATACATTTTTTGCTTATACctaccatagaatattatacatagataacACGAGTGATATGCTAGCCTGTAaatggatgcgatatgatgaatgagagagaagactgtcagttagttcctatgtgtccttgtcatagtcatatgtcataatcatatagGTTAGACAAGGgcacataggaactaactggaagtcttctctctcatttaTTATATCGCAAATTTTGGGCCAACAACTCTctctatttataatattctatgatacatgcattaattaaaatagaaaatagtttcatttCTTATTCTTTGGGCAGCATACACATATAGAAAAGTATATAGTGTTAAGTACGATGATACGGAATCCTTTCTGTGCGAGTCCGACACGCGCTTGGCCAAATTAtttaggtttattttttaaatatcataggtaaaaacaaaatttctataaatattggCTGAGATAAGTTACGCCGCATCTCTAAGGAATGGACTCCTACAGTCAAAATAAGTCATAAATAAAGATTAGCAAAAagaagaataatataataaaaagttataatataataatacaaaaataatttggaggcaaatttttttatttacttaagttAAAATCCACAGATTTTCCGTTTTCCTGGAAAATGAATTCCTCGGATCAAAATAAGTGGAAAATAAAGAATGGCAAAAATTCATTTGATAATTGATAACAGTttgaaatgtataattaatttttaaatagtctaaaattaattaatatacataaatgttGAAATTAAATGTTCAAATAATCTCCCATTAATTGCAATGCGCGAATTAGTGCAAAGAAATTGTGACAATATTAAAACGAATtgtgatatattaaaatttattgaaattttcaaagttgcCGATATAGTAAATTTTACTGCAATTTATCagaacattttttctttaagtttcatttt
This region includes:
- the LOC123296332 gene encoding DNA repair endonuclease XPF; this translates as MYESMLNFERQMFIDAVETDGLFISAKGLHMDTVIKNLLKVYCDPGNLIIVLNSSESEENFYIKELNSPHVYSNTYQTAQNVREDVYLNGGIHFITTRILVVDLLKQRVPIDKITGMIVLRAHTIIESCQEAFALRLYRQHNKTGFIKAFSNCAQSFTINFGQVERVMRTVFVKNLYLWPRFHSIVIEDLKKYEPVVVELHIPISKTLKDAQSLILDLMNQTVKELKRINKTLDLQEITVENCITKKFHKILQAQLDAVWYQLSSKTKQLVADLKTLRHLIVTMIHNDPVTFYSVISRYMTIEHAMKTSWVGLDAAEQLFETSKQLIYTGNAINQELNPQLCTKWEALNEILKQDIPMDLKELKSKHEDITSNQVKVLILCSDSKTCYQLQQVLTYGPEKYLFLNVIKHRIPFRKLATNFTKQLTIIEESNSLGEKSLIEQKMSEILTMYESKTEAIASKKKRKTKNNDEIESEVTFSSNDITTILEDVEEDQFDEETKNSYFLKMSQTQCIDSTLLEKSSSNDTTDDTEADEISNESRFHFEAFPEMENLDLTQMENENPIILIQTFKNKENSLNLKQTLAQLKPNYIIMYHSDMAAIRQIEVYEAKNKRSRPLKVYFLIHSGTVEEQSYLTTLRREKQAFEFLIETKAKMVVPDYQDGKSDDCLMLQREGIRIMEKNTRKAGGQENEQDEIIIPKIIVDIREFRSELPALIHKRGIEIEPMTISVGDYVLTPEICIERKSISDLIQSLNSGRLYHQCVQMSRFYTKPMLLIEFDQNKPFHLQSNYVVSSDVSHNDIQVKLQLLTLHFPKLKLIWSPSPYATAQLFEELKEGKDQPNLEYALSISGEDDVDIIEKKYNAVVYDFVQKLPGIHSKNIDTFLRRGKNLDHIITLTEEELSVMLDNPNDAKLLYNIIHEVHKPEEEGVTGTKSDPNKPGSSKWKLKNK